The Candidatus Synechococcus calcipolaris G9 nucleotide sequence AACGGTTTGCTGAGCCAAATCTACACACTCAACTTGGTAGCCTGCGCTAATCCAAGCCCCGGCTTGGAGTGGGCTAGAGCTATCGCGGTTGCTCCACCAGTTTTTCTTCCTGCGTGCTGAGTCAGGAAGTGAGCAACCCATTAAGACTTCGATTTCGGCGAAAGTCAGTGTCACTGCTGCTTGATTGCAGTAGTGCAGGTGTTCATAGAGTGGGTAGTACTTGCTTCCAGGTTTAATGCTCATTGTTCATTAGGCAATGAGGATAACAAGGTTTCCAGTTGGGCAAGTAGCGGTTCTAACTCTGAGATAACCGTTGTCCAAATCGTTTGTTGGCGAATTTCGTCGTAACGGTGAATCAGGATATTGCGTAACCCAATAATTCTACGCCAGTCAATCTCTGGATGGGTTTGTCGAAATTCATCCGACAGTCTACGAGCGGCTTCCCCTAAGATTTCAAACTGTCTTTCTACGGCACTCTGGATGAGTGCGCTGTCTAGATAAGCCTCATCGGTCAGGCTCGTTGTAAATTCCTGAATCCGGCGAATGGCGCTGACCATATCCCACAGTGATCCAGCATCACGGTTGTTTGCTTGCATAGATCACCTGATGAGTTCGTAAAATTTCGTGCCGTCGATAGGGATTTTTCAGCCCTTCTTTATCGGCAATATCCACCTTGCGCTTGAATAAGGTTTCAAGTTCATCTTTCATATCGACCCAATCAAACAAGCTCCAGCCTGGGTTGGGGGCAAAGGTAATGAGAACATCAATATCGCTATCGGGGCGAAAGTCATCCCGCAGAACGGAACCGAACAGAGCAAACTCGATAATGTGCCAGCGTTGGCAAAACTTAGCAATCTGAGCGGGCGATGCCGGGATGCGTTGATTAATAGGGGGTTTTAGTTGAGAAATCATGATCCAACACCTCAAATCAGCGGGTTGATAATTCGGAGTTTGCCTTCAATCAGTTGATCATGCTGCATATCTTCGGAGTAAAGAATGCTGCAATTGTTCAGTAAAGCTGTGCTGACTAGCAAGCTATCCCAATAGGAATAACCATAACAAACATTAATTTTTATGGCTTCAATTACCTGTGTTGCAGGAATTTCAGTGATATCAAATCCAGCGACGAGTTGAGAGATAACTTCTTGTGCCTGTGCTTGAGTCCGAAATTTCTTTTTTAGCAGGACATTATAAAGTTCACCCAAAATTTGAGTACTCATGATTAGAGATTCAATTTGAGATGAAAGCAGTGCGTTAACTTTTTCATACTTGTCTGCTGGGTTTTTGCTATAAAGATAAACCCAAAGATTTGTATCGAGAAGGACTTTATCGCTCATACAGTTCTTCTCGATTAAATTTATAATCTTCGGGTAACTTAAAAGAGTGCTGTTTGAGTTGTTCTAAAAAACGCTGTTTCCTGGATTCTAAAGTTTGTTCATCCTGTTCTTTTGACTCGTTGGTGTCTTCTAACACAACAATCCTGAGTTTTTTGCCTTCTAACGCCGCATCCAGCTTTTCATCGAGGACTAAGTTGCCGTCGTGGTAGGTCGCTTGTATAACTTTGCTCATGGTGTATATCTCCTGGTTGTCCTGAATCCTGGTTTAGTTCTCGCCAATTTCCTCCTCACCCAAAATCATCCGCTCTACTTTGGCTTTTGCGGCGGCTTCGGCTTCGAGTCGCAACCGTTTTGCCTCACTACAAGGGTATATAGCTTTAGTAAACATCGTGCTCTCAAAGTCTAAATGCAACAATCATTTTCATCATGGTAGATTTTCTCTGAAAAATTATTCATTGAGTACTCTTCAGTTTGTAGTTAAAAACCAGCACTAATCGATGCTAAATATCTCCTCTTTATTGAATCACATATGTCTACTTATATTGTGCTAGGAAATCAAAATCACAAAGCTCGTCCAAAGCTTTTTTCTGATTTTCAATTAGCTTACTCAATTCTGAAGCATCAATTCTAATTCTCAGATTGCCGTATTTATCATAAGGATGAGCTTCTGTTTTTTGATTTCTAGATTCATTTATTCTAAGAAAGCATCTGTTAGCGATTGGAAAATAATCCTTAATACAACCAGAGTTAAGATTAACCCCGTATTCTTTATTTGCCTGTTGAATGTTCATAAACTTACAAATTTGATCATAAACGAGGTTATTGAAAGAATTAAGATTCAAGAGTGATTTTGAAGGATCGGTGACTCTATGTTCGAAAAACAATCGGAAAGAGATAGATAATTCTTTATATAAGCTTTTATCATGCCATACAGTCTCATTGAAAAACAATTCAGGCTTTGATATAGAAAATTCATTCTTTAAAGTATGAATTATGTAATCTATCTTATTTCCAGAAATAAGA carries:
- a CDS encoding DUF86 domain-containing protein, with the protein product MVSAIRRIQEFTTSLTDEAYLDSALIQSAVERQFEILGEAARRLSDEFRQTHPEIDWRRIIGLRNILIHRYDEIRQQTIWTTVISELEPLLAQLETLLSSLPNEQ
- a CDS encoding nucleotidyltransferase family protein, encoding MISQLKPPINQRIPASPAQIAKFCQRWHIIEFALFGSVLRDDFRPDSDIDVLITFAPNPGWSLFDWVDMKDELETLFKRKVDIADKEGLKNPYRRHEILRTHQVIYASKQP
- a CDS encoding PIN domain-containing protein encodes the protein MSDKVLLDTNLWVYLYSKNPADKYEKVNALLSSQIESLIMSTQILGELYNVLLKKKFRTQAQAQEVISQLVAGFDITEIPATQVIEAIKINVCYGYSYWDSLLVSTALLNNCSILYSEDMQHDQLIEGKLRIINPLI